A DNA window from Pseudomonas sp. GD03919 contains the following coding sequences:
- the ccoS gene encoding cbb3-type cytochrome oxidase assembly protein CcoS → MSALYILIPVAIGLVGFAIWLFFWAVDSGQYDDLDGPAHSILFDDEDPLHKAGVEQVEEQNRQDKPDA, encoded by the coding sequence ATGTCCGCCCTCTACATCCTGATCCCCGTCGCCATCGGCCTGGTCGGTTTCGCCATCTGGCTGTTCTTCTGGGCGGTGGACAGCGGCCAGTACGACGACCTCGACGGGCCGGCACACAGCATTCTGTTCGACGACGAAGATCCGCTGCACAAGGCTGGCGTCGAACAGGTCGAAGAGCAGAACAGGCAGGACAAGCCCGATGCCTGA